From a single Vanacampus margaritifer isolate UIUO_Vmar chromosome 15, RoL_Vmar_1.0, whole genome shotgun sequence genomic region:
- the ascl1a gene encoding achaete-scute homolog 1a, translating to MELAPACLFTAQSIPLSPSGKGPAPSSAKRPRSSSPELLRCKRRLNFAAFGYSLPPQQPHAVARRNERERNRVKLVNNGFATLREHVPNGAANKKMSKVETLRSAVEYIRALQQLLDEHDAVSAAFQAGVLTSSPGLVQGYPAADMNSMAGSPVSSYSSDEVSYDALSPEEQELLDFTNWF from the coding sequence ATGGAGCTCGCCCCCGCTTGCTTATTCACCGCGCAGAGCATCCCGCTGAGCCCGAGCGGCAAAGGGCCTGCCCCGTCGTCCGCCAAGCGTCCCCGCTCGTCCTCCCCGGAGCTGCTGCGCTGCAAGCGCCGCCTGAACTTCGCCGCCTTCGGCTACTCGCTGCCCCCGCAGCAGCCCCACGCCGTGGCGCGCCGCAACGAGCGCGAGCGCAACCGGGTCAAGCTGGTCAACAACGGGTTCGCCACCCTGCGCGAGCACGTCCCCAACGGGGCCGCCAACAAGAAGATGAGCAAGGTGGAGACCCTCCGCTCGGCCGTCGAGTACATCCGCGCGCTGCAGCAGCTGCTGGACGAGCACGACGCCGTCAGCGCGGCCTTCCAGGCGGGCGTGCTGACGTCGTCGCCCGGCCTGGTGCAAGGCTACCCGGCGGCCGATATGAACTCCATGGCCGGCTCGCCCGTGTCGTCCTACTCGTCGGATGAGGTGTCGTACGACGCCCTCAGCCCGGAGGAACAGGAGCTCCTCGACTTCACCAACTGGTTCTGA